The Exiguobacterium aurantiacum DSM 6208 genome includes a window with the following:
- the secG gene encoding preprotein translocase subunit SecG, which translates to MQTIATISLLVVAVLLIVVVLLMSGRSQGLGAIAGGAEQLFGRQKARGFDAVLNRTAAVLGTLFFILGLLVASL; encoded by the coding sequence ATGCAAACGATCGCTACAATCAGCCTACTCGTCGTGGCTGTCTTATTGATTGTCGTCGTACTGCTCATGTCAGGTCGGTCGCAAGGTCTTGGGGCGATTGCAGGTGGCGCGGAGCAGTTGTTCGGCCGCCAGAAAGCGCGCGGCTTCGACGCTGTTTTGAACCGAACTGCAGCTGTACTAGGCACGTTGTTTTTCATTTTAGGATTACTAGTCGCATCATTATGA
- a CDS encoding glycosyltransferase has translation MKVCMFVWNHFTNDARVLRECSALAEAGYEVDLIALQDPKNKELPAEEMRPEGFRVIRVKRQPSLLVNGMKALKSVRTWVSEKKTRKIGAGLVGAGLFVLAPLTMIGLGAAAGAILLPPVRKNIVNLSAMLEMVFASTKKSYDFYHANDLNTLPQALIAGKLVNKGKIVYDSHEVQTDRTGYGYIQSNLEGWLLPYVDTMMVENHTRAAHNEKLYGFYPYVLHNYPFYRPLDFSLRKDLHALLDLPSDEKILLYQGGIQAGRGLEQLILAAKDFKEGTLVMIGDGKLKPTIKQMIEDEGVADRVKMIDKVPVEALPYYTMNAYLGFQVLNNVCFNHYSASSNKLFEYLMAEVPVVSCDFPEIERVVAGNDVGVVVDSHDPQSIAEGVNRLLEDEALYARVKENTKTAREQYNWDLEKEALLSVYENVADRKLPIMKDGAPKPV, from the coding sequence ATGAAGGTATGTATGTTTGTATGGAACCATTTCACGAATGACGCCCGCGTCCTTCGCGAATGTTCGGCGCTCGCCGAGGCAGGGTATGAGGTCGATCTGATCGCCCTGCAAGATCCGAAAAACAAGGAGCTCCCGGCTGAAGAGATGCGTCCGGAAGGATTCCGCGTCATCCGCGTGAAACGCCAACCGTCACTCCTCGTCAACGGGATGAAGGCGCTCAAATCGGTACGGACGTGGGTATCTGAGAAGAAGACACGTAAAATCGGGGCCGGTCTCGTCGGTGCCGGCCTGTTCGTCCTCGCCCCGCTGACGATGATCGGGCTCGGTGCCGCGGCTGGGGCGATCCTGCTCCCACCGGTCCGGAAAAACATCGTCAACTTGAGCGCGATGCTCGAGATGGTGTTCGCTTCGACGAAGAAGTCGTATGATTTCTACCACGCCAACGACTTGAACACGCTCCCGCAGGCACTCATCGCCGGGAAGCTCGTCAACAAAGGCAAAATCGTCTACGACTCGCACGAAGTCCAGACGGACCGGACCGGCTACGGCTACATCCAAAGTAACCTTGAAGGCTGGCTCTTGCCATACGTCGACACGATGATGGTCGAGAACCATACGCGTGCGGCGCACAACGAGAAGTTGTACGGCTTCTATCCGTACGTGCTCCACAACTATCCGTTCTATCGTCCGCTCGACTTCTCGCTCCGGAAAGACTTGCACGCGTTGCTCGACTTGCCGAGCGATGAGAAGATCTTGTTATACCAAGGCGGCATTCAAGCCGGTCGTGGTCTCGAACAGCTCATCCTCGCGGCGAAAGACTTCAAGGAAGGCACGCTCGTCATGATCGGGGACGGGAAACTGAAGCCGACAATCAAGCAGATGATTGAAGACGAAGGCGTGGCGGACCGCGTCAAGATGATTGACAAAGTGCCGGTCGAGGCGTTACCGTACTATACGATGAACGCGTATCTCGGCTTCCAAGTGTTGAACAATGTCTGCTTCAACCACTATTCGGCGTCATCGAACAAGCTGTTCGAATATTTGATGGCCGAAGTGCCGGTCGTGTCATGCGACTTCCCGGAAATCGAACGTGTCGTCGCCGGGAACGACGTCGGTGTCGTCGTCGACTCGCACGACCCACAATCGATCGCCGAAGGCGTCAACCGTTTGCTTGAAGACGAGGCGCTCTACGCCCGTGTGAAAGAGAACACGAAGACGGCACGTGAACAATATAATTGGGATTTGGAAAAAGAGGCACTCTTGTCCGTCTACGAAAACGTCGCAGACCGCAAGTTGCCGATTATGAAAGACGGTGCGCCAAAGCCAGTATAA
- a CDS encoding YitT family protein, whose translation MKRQQQHLLRQQVWKKLQSISVKDIAWIIAGSFILAFGVNYFTVPNDFSEGGLLGVTIILFYLFEWDLGVTSIIGNGILFIIGYKLLDRRTMVYSVVAVVATSFFLSITHSWGSPSEDKLLAAIYAGIMIGVGIGMVLRVGGTTGGGVIIARLMERYLHLSVAVSMFIIDAIVVGMSGIFLGEQVVLYTLIAIIIGSWVIDLVAEGLNIRKAVTIISDKQEELAVVLTETLGRSATIIHGHGYYTKQDKNMLYMIVDKRQVGPLKKIVEVTDPRAFVVIHQVKEVIGEGFSYPSR comes from the coding sequence ATGAAACGTCAACAACAACATCTATTGCGTCAACAAGTATGGAAGAAACTCCAATCGATCTCCGTGAAGGACATCGCCTGGATCATCGCCGGTTCGTTCATCCTCGCTTTCGGGGTGAACTACTTCACCGTCCCGAACGACTTCTCAGAAGGGGGTCTGCTCGGGGTGACGATCATCTTGTTCTATTTGTTCGAATGGGATCTCGGCGTCACATCGATCATCGGGAACGGGATTTTGTTCATCATCGGGTATAAGCTACTCGACCGCCGGACGATGGTGTACTCCGTCGTCGCGGTCGTCGCGACATCATTTTTCCTGAGCATCACCCATAGCTGGGGCAGCCCGTCCGAAGACAAGTTACTCGCGGCCATTTACGCCGGGATCATGATCGGCGTCGGTATCGGCATGGTGCTCCGCGTCGGCGGAACGACCGGGGGCGGTGTCATCATCGCCCGGCTCATGGAGCGGTATCTCCACTTGAGCGTCGCCGTGTCGATGTTCATCATCGATGCCATCGTCGTCGGGATGTCAGGTATTTTCCTCGGCGAGCAAGTCGTCCTCTATACGCTCATCGCCATCATCATCGGCTCTTGGGTCATCGACCTCGTCGCCGAAGGTTTGAACATCCGTAAAGCCGTCACGATCATCAGCGACAAACAAGAAGAGCTCGCCGTCGTCTTGACCGAGACGCTCGGCCGTTCGGCGACGATCATCCACGGACATGGCTACTACACGAAGCAGGACAAGAACATGCTCTATATGATCGTCGACAAGCGCCAAGTCGGTCCGCTCAAGAAAATCGTCGAAGTGACCGATCCGCGTGCCTTCGTCGTCATCCACCAAGTGAAAGAGGTCATCGGCGAAGGGTTCAGCTACCCGTCCCGATAA